Proteins found in one Amycolatopsis umgeniensis genomic segment:
- a CDS encoding ATP-binding cassette domain-containing protein — protein MIRTLLGLIPETQRRTFRLYNVLAVLSVLLRAVGVVLLVPLVGALFGADPAEALPWLGALAAVTAAGWAVDAVVGRLGFDLGFGVLDHAQHDVAEHLTNVRLSWLDSEHTQTARQAIAATGPDLVGLVGYLLTPLIGAVLLPIAIALALLPIAWPLGVAALAGVPVLLGALWATGRITRRADNAAAEANTVLTERIVEFARTQQTLRAARRVEPARSHAGAALAAHHGATVRLLRLQIPGQVLFGIAGQLALVLLAGTTVLLATQGSLSVPEAIALIVVLARYLEPFTALGDLAPGIETATTTLGRIRTVLTAPVTPSGEAVPPGKEAPPIRFEDVGFRYSPGTENVLENFALTLEPGTTTAIVGPSGSGKSTVLALLAGLHQPTSGRVLVGGTDLAELSATDRRELVTVVFQQPYLFDGSVRDNVLAGDPSATDERVAEVVTLARVDELLEHTAVGEAGGALSGGERQRVSIARALLKPAPVLLVDEATSALDTENEDAVVRSLSADPVPRTRVIVTHRIAGMRHADRVVFLEDGAITEDGTVEELLARQGRFADFWRRQIDATGWRITAR, from the coding sequence GTGATCCGCACACTGCTGGGGCTGATCCCCGAGACGCAGCGCCGGACATTCCGCCTTTACAACGTGCTCGCCGTGCTTTCGGTGCTGCTGCGCGCCGTCGGTGTCGTTCTGCTCGTGCCGCTGGTGGGCGCCCTGTTCGGTGCCGACCCCGCGGAAGCCCTGCCCTGGCTGGGCGCGCTCGCCGCCGTCACCGCGGCGGGCTGGGCTGTCGACGCGGTCGTGGGACGGCTCGGGTTCGACCTCGGATTCGGGGTGCTGGACCACGCCCAGCACGACGTCGCCGAGCATCTGACGAACGTCCGGCTGTCCTGGTTGGACAGTGAGCACACCCAGACCGCCCGCCAGGCCATCGCCGCGACCGGTCCCGACCTCGTCGGCCTGGTCGGCTACCTGCTCACCCCGCTCATCGGCGCGGTCCTGCTGCCGATCGCGATCGCGCTGGCCCTGCTGCCGATCGCCTGGCCGCTCGGTGTCGCCGCGCTGGCCGGGGTCCCGGTGCTCTTGGGCGCGTTGTGGGCGACCGGGCGGATCACCCGGCGTGCCGACAACGCGGCGGCCGAAGCGAACACCGTGCTGACCGAGCGGATCGTCGAATTCGCCCGCACCCAGCAGACCTTGCGCGCCGCCCGTCGCGTGGAACCCGCGCGCAGTCACGCGGGTGCCGCGCTCGCCGCGCACCACGGCGCCACCGTCCGGCTCCTGCGTCTGCAGATCCCGGGGCAGGTGCTGTTCGGCATCGCCGGTCAACTGGCACTGGTCCTGCTCGCCGGGACGACCGTCCTCCTGGCCACGCAAGGAAGTCTGAGTGTGCCCGAGGCGATCGCGCTGATCGTCGTACTCGCCAGGTACCTGGAACCGTTCACCGCGCTCGGCGATCTCGCGCCCGGTATCGAGACCGCCACCACCACACTCGGCCGAATCCGCACCGTGCTCACCGCGCCCGTGACCCCGTCGGGAGAGGCCGTCCCACCGGGGAAGGAAGCGCCGCCGATCCGGTTCGAGGACGTCGGTTTCCGGTACTCGCCCGGCACCGAGAACGTGTTGGAGAACTTCGCCCTCACCCTGGAACCGGGGACGACGACCGCGATCGTCGGGCCGTCCGGCTCGGGCAAGAGCACCGTCCTCGCGTTGCTCGCCGGTCTGCACCAGCCCACCAGCGGGCGGGTGCTCGTCGGCGGGACGGATCTCGCCGAGTTGTCCGCGACCGACCGCCGGGAGCTGGTCACCGTTGTCTTCCAGCAGCCGTACCTGTTCGACGGTTCGGTGCGCGACAACGTCCTCGCCGGGGATCCCTCGGCGACGGACGAAAGGGTCGCCGAGGTCGTCACCCTCGCCAGGGTCGACGAGCTGCTCGAGCACACGGCCGTCGGCGAGGCGGGCGGCGCGCTGTCCGGCGGTGAGCGGCAGCGCGTGTCCATCGCCCGCGCGTTGCTCAAACCGGCGCCGGTGTTGCTGGTCGACGAGGCCACCAGTGCGCTGGACACCGAGAACGAGGACGCCGTCGTCCGGTCCCTCAGCGCCGATCCCGTGCCGCGGACGCGGGTGATCGTCACTCACCGGATCGCCGGCATGCGGCACGCCGACCGGGTCGTCTTCCTGGAGGACGGTGCGATCACCGAGGACGGAACCGTCGAGGAACTCCTTGCGAGGCAAGGACGATTCGCCGACTTTTGGCGACGGCAGATCGACGCCACCGGCTGGAGGATCACCGCACGATGA
- a CDS encoding alpha/beta fold hydrolase, translating to MTHTQGEPDWVVTRDGRRLHAMVLPGPGGVTGPTVVFEAGAAATRSSWATVQPEVARSTRAIVYDRSGLGRSAPDPGGRTLRRMADDLNDLLDHFGPGPYVLAGHSAGGPIVRQAAARRPERIAGLVLVDPTDEAADVLFGRAFRTGERVMIGLGTSLARLGLLKVVFRGLLRDIPDDVRRDLEREAFTIGTMRTHREQARTFLDELAVWRHDPPVLADIPVTVVSGGRGGDGMSAGVRARANASHAHRVALSPGGRHVIAERSGHYVPKTEPEVIVREIVKML from the coding sequence ATGACCCATACCCAAGGCGAGCCGGACTGGGTCGTCACCCGCGACGGCAGACGGCTCCACGCGATGGTGCTGCCGGGGCCCGGCGGAGTCACCGGGCCGACGGTCGTGTTCGAGGCCGGAGCCGCCGCGACGCGGTCGTCCTGGGCGACCGTCCAACCGGAGGTCGCGAGGTCGACGCGCGCGATCGTCTACGACCGTTCCGGGCTCGGCCGCAGCGCCCCCGACCCCGGCGGCCGGACGCTGCGCAGGATGGCCGACGACCTCAACGACCTCCTCGACCACTTCGGCCCGGGCCCGTACGTCCTCGCCGGGCACAGCGCGGGCGGGCCGATCGTGCGCCAGGCCGCCGCCCGCCGTCCGGAGCGGATCGCCGGTCTGGTGCTGGTCGACCCGACCGACGAGGCGGCGGACGTGCTCTTCGGCCGCGCCTTCCGCACCGGTGAACGCGTGATGATCGGGCTCGGCACCTCGCTCGCGCGGCTGGGCCTGCTCAAGGTCGTCTTCCGCGGTCTGCTGCGCGACATCCCGGACGACGTCCGCCGCGATCTCGAACGCGAGGCCTTCACCATCGGGACGATGCGGACCCACCGCGAGCAGGCCCGCACCTTCCTCGACGAACTGGCCGTCTGGCGGCACGATCCGCCGGTGCTCGCGGACATCCCGGTCACCGTCGTGTCCGGCGGGCGAGGCGGGGACGGGATGTCCGCCGGTGTGCGGGCGCGGGCGAACGCGTCCCACGCCCACCGGGTGGCCCTCTCACCCGGCGGGCGGCACGTGATCGCGGAGCGATCCGGTCATTACGTCCCGAAGACCGAGCCCGAGGTGATCGTCCGCGAGATCGTCAAGATGCTGTGA
- a CDS encoding DUF7507 domain-containing protein: MAERRGRNRWRRGVALLTVVVVALLMGAPLPASAQTQPRGAGTERPIGPEPVYSGLAHGGITMAANSVVQCGFGVVCDASASNASPVSWIKTDPAAPGNTASAANLTIPAGAKVLNARLYWQFNPVASSGTSGDGSRGNQVSLKAPGSSTYQRITADTYDWFPALATSGFPVPYTYGGAADVTDAVVKAGVGQYTVADIQACQGQSISGTNLGCWGGWSLVVAYELPSEPLRYLQVWDGLQRVAGGGAPTSSTIALSGIKAPTSRQPNVELGIVAGDGDAPISGDYLQVGPNASSLQDISLPGPAGTVTNNAFTSRIDKVAANGSGANVTTRNPNPVNNVGYDARSIDITGKVPAGTSALQVKIGTTGDALYPQVVWLVTDALEPDLQITKANDPVGNTNDSPPGYVTKGSDVTYTFDVVNRHADGTTTDLDTATNVVLTDTLPDGVTFVAGSNPDCSAAGQVVTCGLRNLRPGQSQKVAFKVKVGASVPDGTKLDNTGKLTFRGEDTGRPQERTSNTVRNTVASPGYQLTKSVDLAEAIPGDTLTYQVTLRNTGVIPVPALTVRDTLPPGTTYVSSAPSKGTASGTGPIDWAVNGLAIGETATLTVRVKVEEAAIGKELVNRATVPIGPPPVVPPDNRCPDDPAAACAKTKVPSPSYTVTKTADKKSANPGDTVRYTVNVTNTGRVTAAGLKVVDDLTGVLDDAVYQNDATASPGSVSYVDPKLTWTGTLAAGKSAEFTYTVKVKSPNTGDNRLKNVVTSETPGGNCPPGSTDPKCGTTTPVSGLLIEKSVDRQSANPGDVVKYTVSVRNTGQTKLTGATFTDDMTQVLDDAVYQNDGAATIGVVSFASPKLTWTGDLGVGETSTVTYTVKVKNPNTGDNLLKNAVSSETPGGNCPPGSTDPKCGTTTPVSGLLIEKSVDKQSANPGDVVKYTVTVTNTGQTKLTGATFTDDMTQVLDDADYQNDGAATIGVVSFASPKLTWSGDLDIGQTSTVTYTVKVKNPNPGDKKMSNVVTSSTPGGNCPPGSTDPKCGTTTPVSGLIIEKSVDKQSANPGDVVKYTVTVTNTGQTKLTGATFTDDLTQVLDDAGYQNDGAATIGVVSYAAPKLTWTGDLGVDQSSTVTYTVKVKNPNTGDNLLKNAVSSETPGGNCPPGSTDPKCGTKTPVSGLKIEKVVDKQSANPGDVVKYTVTVTNTGQTKLTGATFTDDLTQVLDDADYQNDGAATIGAVSYAAPKLTWTGDLEIGAISTVTYTVKVKSPDPGDKKLINTVTSETPGGNCPPGSTDPKCGTKTPVSGLIIEKSVDRQSANPGDVVKYTVTVTNTGQTKLTGATFTDDLTQVLDDADYQNDGAATIGAVSFASPKLTWTGDLEVGQTSTVTYTVKVKSPNTGDNLLKNAVSSETPGGNCPPGSTDPKCGTTTPVSGLKIEKAVDKQSANPGDVVKYTVTVTNTGQTKLTGATFTDDLTQVLDDADYQNDGAATIGAVSYAAPKLTWTGDLDIGQASTVTYTVKVKNPNPGDKKMSNVVTSETPGGNCPPGSTDPKCGTTTPVSGLLIEKTVDKQSANPGEVVKYTVTVTNVGQTKLTGATFTDDLTQVLDDADYQNDGAATIGGVSFASPKLTWTGDLEIGETSTVTYTVKVKNPNTGDNQLRNAVSSETPGGNCPPGSTDPKCGTTTPVSGVTIEKSVDKQSANPGDVVKYTITVTNTGQTKLTGATFTDDLTQVLDDADYQNDGAATIGVVSFASPKLTWTGDLEIGETSTVTYTVKVKNPNTGDNQLRNAVSSETPGGNCPPGSTDPKCGTKTPVSGLLIEKAVDKQSANPGDVVKYTVSVRNTGQTKLSGATFTDDLTQVLDDADYQNDGAATIGAVSYAAPRLTWTGDLEIGETSTVTYTVKVKNPALGDKKLINTVTSETPGGNCPPGSTDPKCGTTTPVSGLLIEKAVDKQSANPGDVVKYTVTVTNTGQTKLTGATFTDDLTQVLDDADYQNDGAATIGAVSYAAPKLTWTGDLGVGDKSTVTYTVKVKNPNTGDNRLKNAVSSETPGGNCPPGSTDPACGTETPVSGLEIEKTVDKQSANPGDVVKYTVTVRNTGQTKVSGATFTDDLTKVLDDADYQNDGAATIGAVSYAEPELTWTGDLGIGETATVTYSVKVKNPGDGDKKLVNGVTSDTPGGNCPPGSTDPKCGTTTPVSGLLIKKTADKKSVDPGDTVKYTITVTNTGQTKQDGATFTDDMTEVLDDADYQNDGAATIGGVSYAAPKLTWTGSLDIGQTSTITYTVKIKNPDTGDKKLSNVVTSETPGNNCPPGSNDPNCVADVPSRELTVKKTSDKQTANPGDVVTYTVMVANTGKVDLVGEDAARVTDDLSEVLDDADYRNDAASAPVAGVFAFTAPNLVWTGDLPVGASTTLKYSVKVKNPVTGDHELRNTVSTNTPGTCPPQSDDPACSTITPVPGISLEKKADKATANPGDVVKYTVTVRNTGKTKLTGATFTDDLTEVLDDAVFQKDGAATIGAVTYAEPKLTWTGDLEIGQTATVTYSVKVTKTDGDGKLTNTIVTDTPGGNCPPGSKDPKCGTTTPLSSVKIKKTVDKTEAKPGEVVTYTVTVENTGQTTVDGATFTDDLTQVLDDATFDGTAKASTGTVTYSAPKLTWKGELKPGEKATVTYAVTLRKPATGDHRLRNVVTSDTPGGNCPPGSANPDCGTDTRVPPTPQPPDKPNPQPPNRPGLAVTGSPVKTMSILGLGMLAIGALLLLAGRRRRES; the protein is encoded by the coding sequence ATGGCGGAACGGCGTGGGCGAAATCGGTGGCGCCGGGGCGTAGCACTGCTCACGGTGGTCGTCGTGGCCCTGCTGATGGGTGCCCCGCTGCCCGCGAGTGCCCAGACGCAACCGCGCGGTGCGGGCACCGAACGGCCGATCGGGCCGGAGCCGGTGTATTCCGGGCTGGCGCACGGCGGGATCACCATGGCCGCCAACTCGGTCGTGCAATGTGGTTTCGGCGTCGTCTGTGACGCCTCCGCGAGCAACGCGAGCCCGGTGTCGTGGATCAAGACCGATCCGGCCGCGCCCGGCAACACCGCCTCCGCGGCGAACCTGACCATCCCGGCCGGCGCGAAGGTGCTCAACGCCCGGCTGTACTGGCAGTTCAACCCGGTCGCCTCCAGCGGGACTTCCGGCGACGGCTCCCGGGGCAACCAGGTCTCGCTGAAGGCTCCGGGTTCGAGCACTTATCAGCGGATCACCGCCGACACCTACGACTGGTTCCCCGCGCTGGCGACGTCCGGCTTCCCGGTCCCGTACACCTACGGCGGCGCGGCCGACGTCACCGACGCGGTGGTCAAGGCCGGGGTGGGCCAGTACACGGTCGCCGACATCCAGGCCTGCCAGGGCCAGTCGATCAGCGGGACCAACCTCGGCTGCTGGGGTGGCTGGTCACTCGTGGTGGCCTACGAGCTCCCCAGCGAACCGCTGCGCTACCTGCAGGTGTGGGACGGTCTGCAGCGCGTCGCGGGCGGTGGCGCGCCGACCTCGTCGACCATCGCGCTGAGCGGCATCAAGGCTCCGACGTCACGCCAGCCGAACGTCGAACTGGGGATCGTGGCAGGCGACGGCGACGCACCCATCTCGGGTGACTACCTCCAGGTCGGGCCGAACGCGAGCAGCCTTCAAGACATTTCCCTGCCCGGACCCGCGGGCACGGTGACGAACAACGCGTTCACCAGCCGGATCGACAAGGTCGCGGCCAACGGCTCGGGCGCGAACGTCACCACCCGTAATCCCAATCCGGTGAACAACGTCGGGTACGACGCCCGCAGCATCGACATCACCGGAAAGGTCCCCGCGGGCACCAGCGCGCTCCAGGTGAAGATCGGCACCACCGGCGACGCGCTGTACCCACAGGTGGTCTGGCTCGTCACCGACGCGCTCGAACCCGATCTGCAGATCACCAAGGCCAACGATCCGGTCGGCAACACGAACGACAGCCCGCCGGGGTACGTCACCAAGGGCAGCGACGTCACCTACACCTTCGACGTGGTCAACCGGCACGCCGACGGCACCACCACCGACCTCGACACCGCGACGAACGTGGTGCTCACCGACACGCTGCCGGACGGCGTCACGTTCGTGGCCGGGTCCAATCCGGACTGTTCGGCCGCCGGGCAGGTGGTCACCTGCGGACTGCGGAACCTGAGGCCAGGGCAATCGCAGAAGGTCGCCTTCAAGGTCAAGGTCGGCGCCTCGGTACCGGACGGCACCAAACTCGACAACACCGGCAAGCTGACCTTCCGCGGCGAGGACACCGGCCGCCCGCAGGAACGCACCTCGAACACGGTGCGGAACACGGTCGCCTCGCCGGGGTACCAGCTGACGAAGTCGGTCGACCTCGCCGAGGCGATCCCTGGCGACACCCTGACCTACCAGGTGACCCTGCGGAACACCGGCGTGATCCCCGTTCCCGCGCTCACGGTGCGCGACACCCTGCCGCCGGGAACGACCTACGTGTCGTCCGCGCCTTCGAAGGGCACGGCGTCCGGTACGGGGCCGATCGACTGGGCCGTGAACGGCCTCGCCATCGGGGAGACGGCCACGCTGACCGTGCGGGTGAAGGTCGAAGAAGCCGCCATCGGCAAGGAACTGGTGAACCGCGCGACCGTCCCGATCGGACCGCCGCCGGTCGTCCCACCCGACAACCGGTGCCCGGACGATCCCGCCGCGGCCTGCGCGAAGACCAAGGTGCCTTCGCCGTCGTACACGGTGACGAAGACCGCGGACAAGAAGTCCGCCAATCCCGGTGACACCGTGCGCTACACGGTCAACGTCACCAACACCGGAAGGGTGACCGCGGCGGGCCTCAAGGTCGTCGACGATCTGACCGGCGTACTCGACGACGCGGTCTACCAGAACGACGCCACCGCGTCGCCCGGCTCGGTGTCCTATGTGGATCCGAAGCTCACCTGGACCGGCACGCTCGCGGCGGGGAAGAGCGCGGAGTTCACCTACACGGTGAAGGTGAAGAGCCCGAACACCGGTGACAACCGGCTCAAGAACGTCGTGACTTCGGAGACGCCGGGCGGCAACTGCCCGCCGGGCTCGACGGATCCGAAGTGCGGGACGACGACTCCGGTTTCGGGTCTGCTGATCGAGAAGTCGGTGGACAGGCAGTCGGCGAATCCGGGCGATGTCGTCAAATACACGGTGAGTGTGCGGAACACCGGCCAGACGAAGCTCACGGGTGCGACGTTCACCGACGACATGACGCAGGTTCTCGACGACGCGGTCTATCAGAATGACGGTGCCGCGACGATCGGTGTGGTGTCCTTCGCTTCGCCGAAGCTGACGTGGACGGGCGACCTCGGTGTGGGCGAGACGTCCACGGTGACCTACACGGTGAAGGTGAAGAACCCGAACACCGGCGACAATCTGCTCAAGAACGCGGTGTCGTCGGAGACGCCGGGTGGTAACTGTCCGCCGGGTTCGACGGATCCGAAGTGTGGCACGACGACGCCGGTTTCGGGTCTGCTGATCGAGAAGTCGGTGGACAAGCAGTCGGCGAATCCGGGCGATGTCGTGAAGTACACGGTGACGGTCACGAATACCGGGCAGACGAAACTCACTGGTGCGACGTTCACCGATGACATGACGCAGGTTCTCGACGACGCGGACTATCAGAACGATGGCGCGGCGACGATCGGTGTGGTGTCCTTCGCTTCGCCGAAGCTGACGTGGAGCGGCGACCTGGACATCGGGCAGACGTCGACAGTCACTTACACGGTGAAGGTGAAGAACCCGAACCCCGGTGACAAGAAGATGTCCAATGTGGTCACTTCGAGCACTCCGGGCGGGAACTGCCCGCCGGGATCCACGGATCCGAAGTGTGGCACGACGACGCCGGTGTCGGGCTTGATCATCGAGAAGTCGGTGGACAAGCAGTCCGCGAATCCTGGCGATGTCGTGAAGTACACGGTGACGGTCACGAATACCGGGCAGACGAAGCTGACCGGTGCGACCTTCACCGATGATCTGACGCAGGTGCTCGATGACGCCGGCTACCAGAACGACGGTGCCGCCACGATCGGCGTGGTGTCCTACGCGGCGCCCAAGCTGACGTGGACGGGCGACCTCGGCGTCGACCAGTCGTCCACGGTGACCTACACCGTCAAGGTGAAGAACCCGAACACCGGCGACAATCTGCTCAAGAACGCGGTGTCGTCGGAGACGCCGGGTGGTAACTGTCCGCCGGGTTCGACGGATCCGAAGTGTGGCACGAAGACGCCGGTTTCGGGCTTGAAGATCGAGAAGGTGGTCGACAAGCAGTCGGCGAATCCGGGCGATGTCGTGAAGTACACGGTGACGGTCACGAATACCGGGCAGACGAAGCTGACCGGTGCGACCTTCACCGATGATTTGACGCAGGTCCTCGATGATGCCGACTATCAGAACGACGGTGCCGCGACGATTGGAGCGGTGTCCTACGCGGCGCCCAAACTGACCTGGACTGGCGACCTCGAAATCGGGGCGATCTCGACAGTCACTTACACGGTGAAGGTCAAGAGTCCTGACCCTGGCGACAAGAAGCTCATCAACACGGTCACTTCGGAGACGCCGGGCGGGAACTGTCCGCCCGGGTCCACGGATCCGAAGTGCGGGACGAAGACGCCGGTGTCGGGCTTGATCATCGAGAAGTCGGTGGACAGGCAGTCGGCGAACCCGGGTGATGTCGTGAAGTACACGGTGACGGTCACGAACACCGGGCAGACGAAGCTGACCGGTGCGACCTTCACTGACGATCTGACGCAGGTCCTCGATGACGCGGACTATCAGAACGATGGTGCGGCGACGATCGGTGCGGTGTCCTTCGCTTCGCCGAAGCTGACGTGGACGGGTGACCTCGAGGTGGGGCAGACGTCCACTGTCACCTACACCGTCAAGGTCAAGAGCCCGAACACCGGCGACAATCTGCTCAAGAACGCGGTGTCGTCGGAGACACCGGGCGGGAACTGTCCGCCGGGCTCGACGGATCCGAAGTGCGGGACGACGACTCCGGTTTCGGGTTTGAAGATCGAGAAGGCTGTCGACAAGCAGTCGGCGAACCCGGGCGATGTCGTGAAGTACACCGTGACCGTCACCAACACCGGCCAGACCAAGTTGACCGGTGCGACCTTCACCGATGATCTGACGCAGGTCCTCGACGACGCCGACTACCAGAACGATGGTGCGGCGACGATCGGTGCGGTGTCCTACGCCGCGCCGAAGCTGACCTGGACGGGCGACCTCGATATCGGCCAAGCGTCCACGGTGACCTACACGGTCAAGGTGAAGAACCCGAACCCCGGCGACAAGAAGATGTCCAATGTGGTCACTTCGGAGACGCCGGGCGGGAACTGTCCGCCGGGGTCCACGGACCCGAAGTGCGGGACCACGACTCCGGTATCCGGTCTGCTGATCGAGAAGACGGTCGACAAGCAGTCGGCGAACCCCGGTGAGGTCGTGAAGTACACCGTCACGGTCACCAACGTCGGGCAGACCAAGCTGACGGGTGCGACGTTCACCGACGATCTGACCCAGGTTCTCGATGACGCCGACTACCAGAACGACGGAGCCGCCACGATCGGTGGAGTGTCCTTCGCTTCGCCGAAGCTGACCTGGACCGGTGACCTCGAGATCGGGGAGACCTCGACGGTCACCTACACCGTGAAGGTCAAGAATCCGAACACCGGCGACAATCAGCTCAGGAACGCGGTGTCGTCCGAAACACCGGGCGGCAACTGCCCGCCGGGGTCCACGGACCCGAAGTGTGGCACCACCACCCCCGTCTCGGGTGTGACGATCGAGAAGTCGGTCGACAAGCAGTCGGCGAACCCGGGTGACGTCGTGAAGTACACGATCACCGTCACCAACACCGGCCAGACGAAGCTGACCGGGGCGACGTTCACCGACGATCTGACGCAGGTTCTCGACGACGCCGATTATCAGAACGACGGCGCGGCGACCATCGGTGTGGTGTCCTTCGCTTCGCCGAAGCTGACCTGGACCGGCGATCTCGAGATCGGGGAGACGTCCACGGTCACCTACACCGTGAAGGTCAAGAACCCGAACACCGGCGACAATCAGCTCAGGAACGCGGTGTCGTCCGAAACACCGGGCGGGAACTGCCCGCCGGGCTCGACGGATCCGAAGTGCGGCACGAAGACGCCGGTGTCCGGCCTGCTCATCGAGAAGGCCGTGGACAAGCAGTCCGCGAATCCGGGCGACGTCGTCAAATACACGGTGAGCGTGCGGAACACCGGCCAGACGAAGCTCTCCGGTGCGACGTTCACCGACGATCTGACGCAGGTTCTCGATGACGCCGATTATCAGAACGATGGTGCGGCGACGATCGGTGCGGTGTCCTATGCGGCGCCGAGGCTGACGTGGACGGGCGACCTCGAGATCGGGGAGACCTCGACGGTCACCTACACCGTCAAGGTCAAGAACCCCGCCCTTGGCGACAAGAAGCTCATCAACACGGTCACTTCGGAGACCCCCGGAGGGAACTGTCCGCCGGGTTCGACGGATCCGAAGTGCGGCACGACCACTCCGGTGTCGGGTCTGTTGATCGAGAAGGCTGTCGACAAGCAGTCGGCGAACCCGGGTGACGTCGTGAAGTACACGGTCACGGTCACCAACACCGGCCAGACGAAGCTGACCGGGGCGACGTTCACCGACGACCTGACCCAGGTTCTCGACGACGCCGATTATCAGAACGACGGCGCGGCGACCATCGGTGCGGTGTCCTATGCGGCACCGAAGCTCACGTGGACCGGTGACCTCGGTGTCGGTGACAAGTCGACGGTGACCTACACGGTCAAGGTGAAGAACCCGAACACCGGCGACAACCGGCTCAAGAACGCGGTGTCGTCGGAGACCCCGGGCGGCAACTGCCCGCCGGGGTCCACGGATCCGGCCTGTGGCACGGAGACACCGGTTTCGGGGCTGGAGATCGAGAAGACCGTCGACAAGCAGTCGGCGAACCCCGGTGACGTGGTCAAGTACACCGTGACCGTCCGGAACACCGGTCAGACCAAGGTTTCCGGCGCCACCTTCACCGACGACCTGACCAAGGTCCTCGACGACGCCGACTACCAGAACGACGGTGCGGCGACGATCGGCGCGGTGTCCTACGCGGAGCCCGAGCTGACGTGGACCGGTGACCTCGGTATCGGCGAAACGGCCACGGTGACCTACTCGGTCAAGGTGAAGAATCCCGGTGACGGCGACAAGAAGCTCGTCAACGGCGTCACCTCGGACACACCGGGCGGTAATTGCCCGCCGGGTTCGACCGATCCGAAGTGCGGGACCACGACGCCGGTTTCGGGACTGCTCATCAAGAAGACCGCGGACAAGAAGTCGGTCGACCCCGGTGACACGGTGAAGTACACGATCACCGTGACCAACACCGGTCAGACCAAACAGGACGGTGCCACCTTCACCGACGACATGACCGAAGTCCTCGACGACGCCGATTACCAGAACGACGGCGCGGCGACCATCGGCGGTGTCTCGTACGCGGCACCGAAGCTGACCTGGACCGGTTCGCTCGACATCGGGCAGACCTCGACCATCACCTACACGGTCAAGATCAAGAACCCGGACACCGGTGACAAGAAACTGTCCAATGTGGTCACTTCGGAGACGCCGGGCAACAACTGCCCGCCGGGGTCGAACGACCCGAACTGCGTCGCGGACGTGCCCTCCCGCGAACTGACGGTGAAGAAGACCTCGGACAAGCAGACCGCGAACCCGGGCGACGTCGTCACCTACACCGTCATGGTGGCCAACACCGGCAAGGTCGACCTGGTCGGCGAGGACGCCGCACGGGTCACGGACGATCTGTCCGAGGTGCTGGACGACGCCGATTACCGGAACGACGCCGCGTCGGCGCCGGTCGCCGGGGTGTTCGCCTTCACCGCGCCGAACCTGGTGTGGACCGGCGATCTCCCGGTGGGGGCGTCGACCACGCTGAAGTACTCGGTGAAGGTGAAGAACCCGGTCACGGGCGACCACGAACTGCGGAACACCGTCAGCACCAACACGCCGGGCACCTGCCCGCCGCAGTCGGACGATCCGGCCTGTTCGACGATCACCCCGGTGCCCGGTATCTCGCTGGAGAAGAAGGCGGACAAGGCCACGGCGAACCCGGGCGACGTCGTCAAGTACACGGTGACGGTGCGCAACACCGGCAAGACGAAGCTGACCGGCGCGACGTTCACCGACGACCTCACCGAGGTCCTCGACGACGCGGTGTTCCAAAAGGACGGTGCGGCGACGATCGGCGCGGTGACCTACGCGGAACCGAAGCTGACCTGGACCGGTGATCTGGAGATCGGGCAGACGGCGACGGTCACCTACAGCGTCAAGGTGACCAAGACCGACGGCGACGGAAAGCTGACCAACACCATCGTGACCGACACCCCCGGCGGGAACTGCCCGCCGGGCAGCAAGGATCCGAAGTGCGGCACGACGACGCCGCTGTCCAGCGTGAAGATCAAGAAGACGGTCGACAAGACGGAGGCGAAACCGGGCGAGGTCGTCACGTACACCGTCACGGTGGAGAACACCGGACAGACCACCGTGGACGGCGCGACGTTCACCGACGACCTGACCCAGGTGCTCGACGACGCCACCTTCGACGGAACCGCGAAGGCCAGTACGGGAACGGTCACCTACTCCGCGCCGAAGCTCACCTGGAAGGGCGAGCTGAAGCCGGGGGAGAAGGCGACAGTCACCTACGCCGTCACCCTGCGGAAGCCGGCGACCGGCGACCACCGGCTCCGCAACGTGGTCACGTCCGACACCCCAGGCGGCAACTGCCCGCCGGGCTCGGCGAACCCCGACTGCGGCACCGACACCCGGGTGCCGCCGACGCCGCAGCCGCCGGACAAGCCGAACCCGCAGCCGCCGAACCGGCCGGGCCTGGCTGTCACCGGTTCGCCGGTGAAGACGATGTCGATCCTGGGGCTCGGCATGCTCGCCATCGGCGCGCTGCTCCTGCTCGCCGGACGGAGGCGCAGGGAGTCCTGA